A genomic region of Magnolia sinica isolate HGM2019 chromosome 6, MsV1, whole genome shotgun sequence contains the following coding sequences:
- the LOC131249029 gene encoding uncharacterized protein LOC131249029 — translation MKVGPRQTIHAHEEIEDLLIGRKLTTIVFFLDEMVKEITYNMATTVADAMKSAVGIRIQPRVYNPKIKVLLAKICKQVLVFGRFSLWFSFPSVAWFYFHFSLVICRITFIPTIQHYSMATVIGLCLRVKLMCCFPPHFKSKCLLTHNH, via the exons ATGAAGGTTGGACCTAGGCAAACAATTCATGCACATGAGGAGATTGAAGATCTGTTGATCGGTAGAAAGCTTACGACCATAGTGTTTTTCTTGGATGAGATGGTTAAAGAAATTACATACAACATGGCAACAACTGTTGCTGATGCTATGAAG TCAGCAGTAGGTATCCGAATTCAACCGAGAGTGTATAATCCAAAGATCAAAG TGCTATTGGCCAAAATCTGTAAACAAGTACTTGTGTTTGGGAGATTTTCTTTGTGGTTCTCATTTCCATCCGTGGCTTGGTTTTATTTTCACTTCTCATTGGTAATATGTAG GATTACCTTCATTCCAACCATCCAGCATTATAGCATGGCAACAGTTATTGGACTGTGTCTGCGAGTTAAGCTGATGTGTTGTTTCCCTCCACATTTCAAG AGCAAGTGTTTGCTGACCCACAACCATTGA